A stretch of DNA from Roseovarius sp. M141:
GCGCGCCATGCAAACGCCCGAACGCCAGCCCGAAACACAGGTCCCCAACATGGACCACTGGACCCAGCGCACCGAGCTTGCCGCCGCGTTACGTTGGACCGCCCGGCTGAATCTGCACGAGGCAGTGGCCAATCATTTCAGCCTGGCCGTGAACGAGGATGGCACGCAATTCCTGATGAACCCCGATCAGGCGCATTTCTCGCGTATCCGCGCGTCCGAACTGCTTTTGCTGGATGCGGGCGATCCCGACACCCTCAACCGCCCCGGCGCGCCCGACCCTACCGCTTGGGGCCTGCACGGCGCCGTGCACCGGCACTGTGCGCATGCGCGCTGCGTGATGCATGTGCACTCCATCCACGCGACTGTTTTGGCCAGCCTGGCAGACAGCCGCCTGCCACCCATCGACCAGAACTGCGCGACCTTCTTCAACCGGTA
This window harbors:
- a CDS encoding class II aldolase and adducin N-terminal domain-containing protein produces the protein MQTPERQPETQVPNMDHWTQRTELAAALRWTARLNLHEAVANHFSLAVNEDGTQFLMNPDQAHFSRIRASELLLLDAGDPDTLNRPGAPDPTAWGLHGAVHRHCAHARCVMHVHSIHATVLASLADSRLPPIDQNCATFFNRYIIDDGYGGLAFEGEGERCAAQLSDPQKKVMIMGNHGVLVLGDSVADTFNRMYYFERAAETYIRALQTGQPLRVLSDEIAEKTARELDGYPGQSDRHLAELMAILDDEGATYAT